In one window of Nerophis ophidion isolate RoL-2023_Sa linkage group LG05, RoL_Noph_v1.0, whole genome shotgun sequence DNA:
- the cabp2b gene encoding calcium-binding protein 2 isoform X2, with the protein MGNCTKSSMEDKMRKDRELRPEEMDELREAFLEFDKNKNGYISHKDLGECMRTMGYMPTEMELIELSQQICGGKVDFEDFVELMGPKMLAETADMIGVKELRDAFKEFDSNGDGQISLTELREAMKKLMGEQVTNREINEILRDADLNGDGLVDFEEFVRMMSR; encoded by the exons GACAGAGAGCTGAGACCGGAGGAGATGGACG AGTTGCGCGAGGCCTTCCTGGAGTTCGATAAGAACAAGAACGGCTACATCAGCCACAAAGACCTGGGGGAGTGCATGAGGACCATGGGATACATGCCCACCGAGATGGAGCTCATAGAACTCAGTCAGCAGATCT GCGGAGGCAAAGTGGACTTTGAGGACTTCGTGGAGCTGATGGGACCCAAAATGCTGGCGGAGACCGCAGACATGATCGGGGTCAAAGAACTGCGAGATGCCTTCAAAGAG TTCGACTCCAACGGCGACGGGCAGATCAGTCTGACGGAGCTCCGTGAGGCCATGAAGAAGCTGATGGGGGAGCAGGTGACCAACAGGGAGATCAACGAGATCCTCCGAGACGCCGACCTGAACGGAGACGGTCTGGTGGACTTTGAGG AGTTTGTGCGAATGATGTCTCGCTGA
- the crybb1l1 gene encoding beta-crystallin B1 produces MSSGDKSKSSSQTDGKAAQSKKSEIGLTSYKMLVFDQENFQGRMIEISSEVMNICELGMDRVRSLRVECGPFVGFEQINLCGEMYILEKGEYPRWDSWSNCQKNDYLLSFRPVRMDPEKHKICLHEVGEFKGRKMEIMDDDVPSLFSYGFTDRVGSIVVSCGTFVGYQFPGYRGSQYLLEKGDFRHFNEYGARTPQLQSVRRIRDMQWHQQGCYTTSSK; encoded by the exons ATGTCCAGTGGAGACAAGTCCAAGTCCTCTTCCCAGACCGACGGGAAGGCCGCACAGAGCAAGAAGTCGGAGATCGGTCTGACTTCCTACAAG aTGCTGGTGTTCGACCAAGAGAACTTCCAGGGCCGCATGATCGAGATCAGCAGTGAGGTGATGAACATCTGCGAGCTGGGCATGGACCGCGTGCGCTCCCTGCGCGTGGAGTGCGGCCC CTTCGTGGGCTTCGAGCAGATCAACCTGTGCGGTGAGATGTACATCCTGGAGAAGGGAGAGTACCCCCGCTGGGACTCCTGGAGCAACTGCCAGAAGAACGACTACCTGCTCTCCTTCAGGCCCGTCCGAATG GACCCTGAGAAGCACAAGATCTGCCTGCACGAGGTGGGAGAGTTCAAGGGTCGCAAGATGGAGATCATGGATGACGACGTTCCCAGCCTCTTCTCCTACGGCTTCACCGACCGGGTGGGCAGCATCGTCGTCAGCTGCGGAAC CTTCGTGGGCTACCAGTTCCCGGGTTACCGCGGCAGCCAGTACCTGCTGGAGAAGGGCGACTTCAGGCACTTCAACGAGTACGGCGCCCGCACCCCGCAGCTGCAGTCGGTGAGGCGCATCCGCGACATGCAGTGGCACCAACAGGGATGCTACACCACGTCCAGCAAGTGA